A window from Leptospira meyeri encodes these proteins:
- a CDS encoding AMP-dependent synthetase/ligase has protein sequence MPANLPELFQQSAEKFGNRPAFVSKDESKSYQPVTFKEVYDLGINLAEALIDLGVAAKENVALLADNRLEWIVSDYGILMAGAADVPRGTDITDSEIAYILNHCEAKVIFLENDKMLEKFQKNRSQLEFAKTLIVMDKKSTATGVLKLYDLIEKGKELRAKGSKKAEERMKAIAPDDLFTIIYTSGTTGMPKGVMLKHSNMIHQTSVILGSMIEIKQDERMLSILPVWHVFERVFEYLAIAAGCATYYTNVRDLRDDMKKAKPTFMASAPRLWESIYNGIYTRINDPKQTPALRRGLFNLAYFFSKHFNAATRFLKGNQVDYVGRNPIVSLFKGFYYLTVAIILAVPYFLLDLVVLSKIREATGGELKASVSGGGALQRHVDAFFNDIGINVLEGYGMTETSPVISVRTFKKLVQGSVGVITPETSVQIRDDLGKVLTHVDANQKLISGKYGARGVIHIRGPQVMKGYYKNPETTAKVLKDGWMDTGDIGMFNFKKTLTITGRAKDTVVLLGGENVEPVPIEDKLTESPYIAQVMVIGQDQKNLGALVVPDFDKLTEWAKENGISETDKQKLIENPKVLDFYKKEIKALNNTKTGFKSFEQVTPFILITKSFEVGDELTNLFKMKRHLITEKYKDKIAALYAGD, from the coding sequence ATGCCAGCCAATTTGCCCGAACTCTTCCAGCAGAGTGCTGAAAAATTTGGGAACCGCCCCGCGTTCGTTAGTAAGGACGAATCGAAGTCCTATCAACCCGTCACTTTTAAAGAAGTATATGATCTTGGTATCAACTTAGCAGAAGCTCTCATTGATTTGGGTGTCGCTGCTAAGGAAAATGTTGCCTTGCTTGCCGATAACCGATTGGAGTGGATTGTTTCCGATTATGGGATACTCATGGCCGGTGCAGCAGATGTTCCTCGCGGAACAGACATTACCGATTCAGAAATTGCTTATATTCTAAATCATTGTGAAGCAAAGGTAATTTTTCTTGAGAATGATAAAATGCTCGAGAAATTCCAAAAGAACCGCTCTCAATTAGAATTTGCAAAAACACTCATCGTTATGGATAAAAAATCCACAGCCACAGGTGTTTTAAAACTTTATGATCTAATTGAAAAGGGAAAAGAACTTCGTGCAAAAGGTTCTAAAAAAGCAGAAGAGCGAATGAAAGCTATTGCTCCTGATGATCTCTTTACAATCATTTACACTTCTGGAACGACAGGGATGCCAAAAGGTGTTATGTTGAAACATAGCAACATGATCCACCAAACATCTGTCATTTTAGGAAGTATGATCGAAATCAAACAAGATGAAAGAATGTTGTCTATCCTCCCTGTATGGCACGTATTTGAAAGAGTTTTTGAATACTTAGCCATTGCCGCCGGTTGTGCCACATACTACACCAATGTTCGTGACTTACGTGATGACATGAAAAAGGCTAAACCTACTTTTATGGCATCTGCCCCTAGACTTTGGGAAAGTATCTACAACGGAATTTACACTAGAATCAATGATCCAAAACAAACACCAGCTCTCCGCCGTGGTTTGTTCAACTTGGCTTATTTTTTCTCGAAACATTTTAATGCAGCGACAAGGTTTTTAAAAGGAAACCAGGTGGATTACGTGGGAAGAAATCCCATTGTTTCTCTTTTCAAAGGTTTCTACTATTTAACTGTTGCTATCATTTTGGCCGTTCCATACTTCCTATTGGATTTAGTGGTTCTTTCAAAAATCCGTGAGGCGACTGGTGGGGAACTCAAGGCTTCCGTTTCTGGTGGTGGAGCTCTCCAAAGACATGTGGATGCATTTTTCAACGATATTGGAATCAATGTTTTGGAAGGATACGGAATGACGGAAACGTCTCCGGTCATCTCTGTTCGAACTTTTAAAAAGTTAGTCCAAGGTTCTGTTGGAGTCATCACTCCTGAGACTTCGGTCCAAATTCGTGATGATTTAGGAAAGGTTCTCACACATGTGGATGCCAACCAAAAACTCATTTCTGGTAAATATGGGGCACGTGGGGTCATCCACATCCGCGGACCACAAGTGATGAAAGGTTATTATAAAAATCCAGAAACGACTGCTAAGGTTCTTAAAGATGGCTGGATGGATACGGGAGATATTGGAATGTTTAATTTCAAGAAGACCCTCACCATTACTGGTCGTGCGAAAGATACTGTCGTTCTCCTCGGTGGGGAAAACGTAGAGCCGGTTCCAATCGAAGATAAATTGACGGAGTCTCCTTATATTGCACAAGTTATGGTAATTGGGCAGGACCAAAAGAATTTGGGAGCGCTTGTCGTTCCTGATTTTGATAAGTTAACTGAGTGGGCAAAAGAAAACGGAATTTCTGAGACTGACAAACAGAAACTCATTGAAAATCCAAAGGTTCTCGATTTCTACAAAAAAGAAATCAAAGCCCTTAACAATACCAAAACTGGATTTAAATCCTTTGAACAGGTTACCCCTTTTATTCTCATTACCAAATCCTTTGAGGTGGGTGATGAATTAACAAACCTATTCAAAATGAAACGACATCTGATTACAGAAAAATACAAAGATAAAATCGCTGCTTTGTATGCTGGTGATTAA
- the kdsA gene encoding 3-deoxy-8-phosphooctulonate synthase — MYDLIEEREFFGKKIGGRNPFFLISGPCVMENKDLLDRVCGEMKAICDDLGIVYIFKSSFDKANRSSINSYRGPGLEEGRKLLDFIKNKYNVPVLTDIHETIQVDPLKDTVDIFQIPAFLSRQTDLIAKAAETGKWVNVKKGQFMAPDDTRHIKTKIQESGSEKYMVTERGASFGYGNLVFDLRGIPMMHKHGIPIVFDATHSAQLPGAAGNITGGVREFIPHMVRGAVSVGVEGLFMEVHPDPEKALSDATTQFPLAKAKNLLTQLLELDRLVKTKFLEA, encoded by the coding sequence ATGTACGATTTAATTGAAGAAAGAGAATTTTTCGGTAAAAAAATCGGGGGTCGAAATCCCTTCTTTTTAATTTCCGGACCATGTGTGATGGAAAACAAAGATTTACTCGACCGAGTTTGTGGAGAGATGAAAGCCATTTGTGATGACTTGGGGATTGTTTATATTTTTAAATCTTCCTTTGATAAAGCCAATCGCTCTTCTATTAATTCTTACAGGGGTCCGGGTCTAGAAGAAGGAAGAAAACTTCTAGATTTTATCAAAAACAAATACAATGTTCCAGTGCTTACCGACATCCATGAAACCATCCAAGTAGATCCTTTAAAAGACACAGTTGATATCTTTCAGATTCCAGCTTTCCTTAGCCGCCAAACCGATCTCATTGCGAAAGCGGCGGAAACCGGAAAATGGGTGAATGTAAAAAAGGGCCAATTTATGGCACCAGATGACACTCGTCATATTAAAACAAAAATTCAAGAATCTGGTTCAGAGAAGTACATGGTAACCGAAAGGGGAGCCAGTTTCGGTTATGGAAACTTGGTGTTTGACCTACGTGGGATTCCTATGATGCATAAACATGGGATTCCGATTGTTTTTGATGCAACCCATTCCGCACAACTTCCGGGAGCAGCAGGAAATATTACTGGTGGGGTTCGTGAATTCATTCCTCACATGGTGCGTGGGGCAGTTTCTGTTGGTGTGGAAGGACTTTTTATGGAAGTTCACCCCGATCCAGAAAAAGCACTATCGGACGCCACCACACAGTTTCCATTAGCTAAGGCAAAAAATCTTTTAACACAACTTCTCGAACTTGATCGTTTGGTTAAAACCAAATTTTTAGAGGCCTAG
- the rfaE1 gene encoding D-glycero-beta-D-manno-heptose-7-phosphate kinase, protein MLKIKKTSLRKSFEDLGKIKVLVIGDLILDEYLIGTVERISPEAPVPVVWVRNEKQSLGGSGNVVQNLFSLGVAGSVFGRIGNDKAGDSLEGLLLASSVSKEDLVLLKSNTLPTILKTRIIATHQQICRVDREEVVPLSREEEDLILKQFESKLKECSAVILSDYDKGYLTPSLIQSVIAICNREKKIVTVDPQVSHFFLYKNIHIMTPNHHEAGKALSRKLMTDSEIERACREISEKLTPDAMMITRGEKGMSIYERKTDSFYHIPTVAKEVFDVTGAGDTVITTYTAFVATGMSIADAALISNVSAGIVVGKLGAATVTQTEIEEALDTLGYLEG, encoded by the coding sequence TTGTTGAAAATAAAGAAAACTTCACTTCGTAAATCTTTCGAGGATTTAGGCAAAATCAAAGTGCTTGTGATCGGAGATTTGATTTTGGATGAATATTTGATTGGCACAGTCGAACGAATTTCTCCTGAAGCACCAGTTCCAGTGGTTTGGGTTCGAAACGAAAAACAATCCTTAGGTGGATCGGGAAACGTAGTACAGAATTTATTTTCTCTCGGCGTTGCAGGTTCTGTTTTTGGCCGGATTGGAAACGATAAAGCGGGTGATTCATTAGAAGGGTTACTCCTTGCCAGTTCGGTTTCAAAAGAAGATTTGGTACTATTAAAATCCAATACTCTCCCTACCATTTTAAAAACAAGGATCATCGCTACCCACCAACAGATTTGTCGGGTGGACAGAGAGGAAGTAGTTCCTCTTTCCCGGGAAGAAGAAGATTTGATCCTAAAACAATTTGAATCGAAATTAAAAGAATGTTCCGCTGTGATATTATCGGATTATGATAAAGGATACCTGACTCCATCACTGATTCAGTCGGTGATCGCCATTTGTAATCGAGAGAAAAAAATTGTGACGGTGGATCCGCAAGTCAGTCATTTTTTCTTATATAAAAATATACATATCATGACCCCGAACCACCATGAAGCGGGAAAAGCATTGTCGAGAAAACTAATGACTGATTCTGAAATCGAAAGGGCTTGTCGGGAGATCTCGGAAAAACTCACACCCGATGCGATGATGATCACTCGGGGTGAAAAAGGAATGTCTATTTATGAAAGAAAAACAGATTCCTTTTACCATATCCCGACTGTTGCCAAAGAGGTATTTGATGTGACGGGTGCTGGAGATACCGTGATAACCACATACACTGCCTTTGTCGCTACAGGAATGTCAATTGCGGATGCAGCTCTTATTTCTAATGTCAGTGCCGGTATCGTTGTGGGTAAGTTAGGTGCCGCTACTGTCACACAAACAGAGATTGAGGAAGCTTTAGATACATTGGGATATTTGGAGGGATAA
- a CDS encoding CTP synthase yields MSKTRYIFITGGVSSSLGKGVTVAALGCLLEARGYTVSLQKMDPYINIDPGTMSPYQHGEVYVTEDGAETDLDLGYYERFTKSKFSRKNSVSTGQIYHAVIERERKGDYLGRTVQVVPHITNEIRNRIYNLTRDQETDFVIVEIGGTVGDIESVPFLEAIRQMRYEHGANQVLFLHLTLVPTITAAGEAKTKPTQHSVKELLALGIQPDILICRINKPMSKEMKNKISLFCNVKEQNVISAVDIDTSIYEIPLMYREDKLDEVVLNALGMDLRKLNFSQWENMVKKIRNTKKTVKVALIGKYISLQDAYRSVYESLAHGGIANDVEVNVIKINPEDIDSKNIKEHLKGVHGVLVPGGFGERGIEGKIAAIHYARTKQIPFFGICLGMQCAVIEFARNVLGFKDANSTEFKPNVEYPVISMIEEQKEIERMGGTMRLGAYPCIVKKGSLAYSEYKAERISERHRHRFEFTLRYKDDFEKKGMNLTGFSPDGSLAEIVEVANHPWFVGVQFHPEFQSKPTDPHPLFAGFIRAASKLAKKTED; encoded by the coding sequence TTGTCCAAGACCAGATATATTTTTATTACCGGTGGCGTTTCCTCTTCTTTGGGAAAAGGCGTTACCGTTGCAGCTCTAGGTTGTTTGTTAGAAGCCAGGGGTTATACCGTCTCTTTACAAAAAATGGATCCCTATATCAACATTGACCCAGGTACAATGAGTCCGTACCAACATGGGGAAGTGTATGTAACCGAAGACGGAGCTGAAACCGATTTAGATTTAGGATATTACGAACGGTTTACAAAATCTAAATTTTCTAGAAAAAATTCCGTATCCACGGGACAAATTTATCACGCGGTAATTGAAAGAGAAAGAAAAGGCGATTATTTAGGAAGAACCGTTCAGGTTGTACCACATATCACCAATGAAATTCGTAATCGAATTTATAACCTAACCCGTGACCAAGAAACAGACTTTGTGATTGTGGAAATTGGTGGGACGGTAGGAGACATTGAGTCTGTTCCCTTTCTCGAAGCCATTAGACAAATGCGTTACGAACATGGTGCAAACCAAGTGTTGTTTTTGCATCTAACTCTTGTCCCAACCATTACAGCAGCCGGCGAAGCCAAAACCAAACCGACTCAACACTCGGTGAAAGAATTACTAGCTCTTGGAATCCAACCAGATATTTTAATTTGTCGAATCAACAAACCAATGTCCAAAGAGATGAAAAATAAAATTTCTCTCTTTTGTAACGTAAAAGAACAAAACGTAATCTCTGCTGTTGATATTGATACTTCAATCTACGAAATTCCTCTCATGTACCGGGAAGACAAATTAGATGAAGTGGTTTTGAATGCCCTTGGTATGGACCTTCGAAAACTCAATTTTTCCCAGTGGGAAAATATGGTTAAAAAAATTCGTAATACGAAAAAGACCGTAAAAGTTGCGTTAATTGGAAAGTATATTTCTTTGCAAGATGCTTATCGTTCGGTTTATGAATCACTCGCTCATGGTGGCATTGCCAACGATGTTGAAGTGAATGTGATCAAGATCAATCCGGAAGATATTGATTCTAAAAATATCAAAGAACACTTAAAAGGTGTGCACGGAGTTTTGGTTCCGGGTGGATTTGGTGAACGTGGGATAGAAGGAAAAATTGCGGCGATTCATTATGCAAGAACCAAACAAATTCCGTTTTTTGGAATTTGTCTCGGGATGCAATGTGCTGTCATAGAATTTGCAAGAAATGTACTGGGTTTCAAAGATGCGAACTCTACAGAATTTAAACCCAATGTAGAATACCCTGTGATTTCTATGATAGAAGAACAAAAAGAAATCGAACGTATGGGCGGAACCATGCGCCTTGGAGCTTATCCTTGTATCGTGAAAAAGGGAAGTCTTGCTTATTCGGAATACAAGGCAGAACGAATTTCTGAAAGACATAGACATAGATTTGAATTCACTTTGCGTTATAAAGATGACTTTGAGAAAAAAGGAATGAATTTGACTGGATTTTCGCCTGACGGGAGTTTGGCGGAAATTGTCGAAGTGGCAAATCATCCATGGTTTGTAGGAGTTCAGTTCCATCCAGAATTTCAATCCAAACCAACAGACCCACATCCACTGTTTGCTGGATTCATTCGAGCAGCATCAAAACTAGCTAAAAAAACGGAGGATTAA
- the rfaE2 gene encoding D-glycero-beta-D-manno-heptose 1-phosphate adenylyltransferase produces MSFYENLNSKIIPSDQIESKRKTLEGKRIVFTNGCFDILHPGHVSYLAQARDLGDLLWIGVNEDASVRRLKGETRPINSCEDRMIVLAALSSVDFVSSFAEDTPLEILKKVKPSVHSKGGDYQVETLPEYQILKEMGADIQILPFVSGKSTTKILEKAKSPS; encoded by the coding sequence ATGAGTTTCTACGAAAATTTAAATTCAAAAATCATTCCCTCCGACCAGATTGAATCCAAAAGAAAAACTTTGGAGGGAAAACGCATTGTATTTACAAATGGATGTTTTGATATTTTACACCCGGGTCATGTGAGTTATTTAGCGCAGGCTCGTGATTTAGGAGATTTACTCTGGATTGGAGTCAATGAAGATGCCAGTGTTAGGCGACTAAAAGGGGAGACTCGCCCCATCAATTCTTGCGAAGACAGAATGATTGTCCTTGCCGCTCTTTCCTCAGTGGATTTTGTTTCCTCGTTTGCCGAGGATACTCCTCTCGAAATCCTAAAAAAGGTAAAACCTTCCGTCCATTCCAAAGGTGGAGACTACCAAGTGGAAACCCTGCCGGAATACCAAATTTTAAAAGAGATGGGAGCGGATATTCAAATTTTACCCTTTGTCTCAGGAAAATCGACAACCAAGATTTTAGAAAAAGCCAAATCTCCTTCCTAA
- a CDS encoding LON peptidase substrate-binding domain-containing protein codes for MFLPLHIFEPRYRMMLDFCMENGGELGMAPYPQNWIGAGLPPIPEVVGYGHIIQKESLPDGRSNIILEGIGTAEIVSLDSTEPFYIAQIVRREHQRNKNVSDTLKEKIEELLVLTKRILLAEGAEEDLILKMNQILVHPFPVDFIASLIYFDFKTKQTILETTHLETKADLLKTVLLGLNLSE; via the coding sequence ATGTTTTTGCCTCTCCATATCTTTGAACCTAGGTATCGGATGATGCTCGATTTTTGTATGGAAAACGGTGGAGAACTCGGAATGGCACCCTATCCCCAAAATTGGATTGGTGCTGGACTTCCGCCCATCCCAGAAGTTGTGGGTTACGGGCATATCATCCAAAAAGAATCCTTACCGGATGGGAGATCCAATATCATTTTAGAAGGAATCGGCACTGCTGAGATTGTAAGTTTGGATTCAACAGAACCATTTTATATCGCACAAATTGTGCGTCGGGAACACCAAAGAAACAAAAATGTTTCCGATACTTTAAAAGAAAAAATCGAAGAATTACTTGTTCTCACCAAACGAATCTTACTTGCCGAAGGTGCCGAAGAAGACCTAATCCTTAAAATGAATCAAATTTTGGTTCATCCTTTTCCAGTCGATTTTATCGCCTCACTCATTTACTTCGATTTTAAAACCAAACAAACCATTTTAGAAACCACTCATTTAGAAACCAAAGCTGACCTTCTGAAAACAGTTTTACTTGGTCTTAATTTGAGTGAGTAG
- a CDS encoding 3'(2'),5'-bisphosphate nucleotidase CysQ — protein sequence MEEKDFQEVWRWVLSVGDSILSIYKSDFQIRDKGGNDPVTEADLFASEFLFERISLRFPNHGFLSEEKTDTNRRLDKEWVWILDPIDGTREFVKKNDQFALSLGLVRNGEAVWGVIFNPATGEFFSKIRNTFFAKLQHPFSTEENFRTLVVESGSVLHPLEELKPVSSKPVLLVSLSEMKEGLFSDSFWNEDFEIRSMGSIAYKLGLLSAGFIDLIVSLKPKNEWDICGGIALLDEENFTSFPLKDKGYHFNQSNTLSYGLVAGKKTAVQYLESKIDIHQLSLKVKERW from the coding sequence ATGGAAGAAAAAGATTTTCAGGAAGTTTGGCGGTGGGTATTATCTGTTGGAGATTCCATTTTATCCATTTATAAATCTGATTTCCAAATTCGCGATAAAGGTGGCAACGACCCTGTCACCGAGGCTGATTTGTTTGCAAGTGAGTTTCTTTTTGAACGAATCTCTTTACGTTTTCCTAACCACGGATTTTTATCCGAAGAAAAAACAGATACAAACAGACGTTTGGATAAGGAATGGGTTTGGATTTTAGATCCTATCGACGGCACTCGTGAATTTGTAAAAAAAAATGATCAGTTTGCTTTGAGTTTGGGCCTTGTCCGTAACGGAGAAGCGGTTTGGGGAGTGATTTTTAATCCAGCAACCGGAGAATTTTTTTCCAAAATAAGAAATACTTTTTTTGCAAAATTACAACACCCATTTTCTACAGAAGAAAATTTCAGAACCCTTGTAGTGGAGAGTGGGTCCGTATTGCATCCGTTAGAAGAATTGAAACCTGTATCTAGTAAACCAGTATTACTTGTGTCGTTATCAGAAATGAAGGAAGGACTGTTTTCCGATTCTTTTTGGAATGAAGACTTTGAAATCCGATCTATGGGAAGCATCGCTTACAAATTGGGACTTTTATCTGCTGGTTTTATAGACTTAATTGTTTCCTTAAAACCTAAAAATGAATGGGACATTTGCGGGGGCATTGCTCTTTTGGATGAAGAGAATTTCACTTCATTTCCTCTAAAAGATAAAGGATATCATTTTAACCAGTCCAATACCCTATCTTACGGATTGGTTGCCGGTAAAAAAACTGCTGTGCAATATTTAGAATCCAAAATTGATATCCACCAATTGTCTCTCAAGGTAAAAGAACGATGGTAA
- a CDS encoding LIC11631 family protein: MNRSDGSLVSSSTGVFYPYQHQDFYAMDSLFLSPLKQEEVWDFQSVTQVHLGFLGFLTLRGFLRESLSLPKLQVRGFSKHWKTYLAKVNFLGKGVPWESQEFIPNLVSDLIIPTTEFTGKGHWTREFHWERQEKDTTSVFFSATNKQSEGDIAISDLMKDFLQYSQTHHYLERAYIRKENSSYLYLNSKETNPRVFFRENPTDLPEFLFLVAELKIKPSTHSN, translated from the coding sequence GTGAATCGATCGGACGGCTCTTTAGTTTCCTCTTCTACAGGCGTTTTTTACCCCTACCAACACCAGGACTTTTATGCGATGGATTCTCTGTTTTTATCTCCGCTGAAACAGGAAGAAGTTTGGGACTTTCAATCTGTGACCCAAGTCCATTTGGGATTTTTAGGATTTTTGACCTTACGAGGTTTTTTACGGGAAAGTTTGTCCTTACCTAAACTCCAGGTCAGAGGGTTTTCCAAACATTGGAAAACATACTTAGCCAAAGTAAATTTTTTGGGAAAAGGGGTCCCTTGGGAATCGCAAGAATTTATTCCTAACCTGGTTTCTGATTTAATCATTCCTACCACTGAGTTTACCGGAAAAGGGCACTGGACTCGAGAATTTCATTGGGAGAGGCAAGAAAAAGATACAACATCTGTTTTCTTTTCTGCAACCAACAAACAAAGCGAAGGTGACATCGCAATTAGTGATCTGATGAAAGATTTTTTACAATATTCTCAAACTCACCATTATTTAGAGCGGGCATATATCCGCAAAGAAAACTCGAGTTATTTGTATTTGAATTCAAAAGAAACGAACCCAAGGGTGTTTTTTCGTGAAAACCCGACAGATTTGCCGGAATTTTTATTTTTAGTCGCAGAGTTGAAAATCAAACCTTCTACTCACTCAAATTAA
- a CDS encoding TlpA family protein disulfide reductase → MNSNSMTQTLRHVKSSFYLMILLSLLFCKPQGEPSDFYPESLLGVQGGSERMEDWKGKVVVLDFWATWCEPCAKAVPTINKWKSSVSEKDFVFRGINTDTTEPVEKIKKDMERLKMSYPTLLDKDWKMTDFYHVDGIPCLLVFDRSGKIVYRQYGLVGSDLSGLVIRSHVWANSDLP, encoded by the coding sequence ATGAATTCAAATAGTATGACCCAAACTTTGCGACACGTTAAATCCAGTTTTTATCTAATGATTCTTCTTTCTCTTCTTTTTTGTAAACCACAAGGAGAACCGAGCGATTTTTATCCTGAGTCACTGCTCGGAGTCCAAGGTGGATCTGAACGAATGGAGGATTGGAAAGGGAAGGTTGTTGTCTTAGATTTTTGGGCGACTTGGTGTGAGCCTTGTGCTAAGGCAGTGCCAACAATCAACAAGTGGAAATCTTCTGTTTCGGAAAAGGACTTTGTCTTTCGCGGAATTAACACTGATACGACAGAGCCTGTTGAAAAAATTAAAAAAGACATGGAACGATTGAAGATGAGTTACCCCACCTTACTCGATAAAGACTGGAAAATGACAGATTTTTATCATGTAGATGGGATTCCTTGCCTCCTTGTCTTTGATCGGTCAGGAAAAATCGTGTATCGGCAGTATGGATTGGTTGGGTCTGACCTTTCTGGACTTGTCATTCGCTCGCATGTTTGGGCAAACTCTGATCTGCCATAA
- a CDS encoding glycosyltransferase family 4 protein, translated as MVKTKRIGLDARPLSTRVSGVGRLIAETLKAFPHKEEYDFFLFSHLPIHEDHKAVLALPNITWVNGGGFLKWKGGLYYNLYIPFYLLKHRLDLFWGSQQVLPPFLPSSLKAVLTYCDLVLYLYPETMRWIAKVQQRLFQRYSVKRSSFILSISKQTSNDMCRKFGYPLDQTGVSYPGVNPTEMTKHLETKISNRVKDLGTDYLLSVSTIEPRKNYPFLLEVFREYRKAEPHHYRPWVIVGKIGWETPEFIEELLQERSLYKDIHILDSVSDSELQHLYKRAGLFAFASKYEGFGIPMVEAIFHGLNCVVSDIPTFHEIGKDGVTYLPYQTKEDAKLWAETIKRYFENPKLQEVSISEFTWENAAKITEEVFRKVLEEGE; from the coding sequence ATGGTAAAAACCAAACGAATTGGCCTTGATGCGAGGCCTCTTTCTACTCGAGTTTCTGGAGTGGGAAGACTAATTGCGGAGACATTAAAAGCCTTCCCACACAAAGAAGAATACGACTTTTTTTTATTCTCTCATTTACCCATCCATGAAGACCACAAAGCAGTATTGGCTTTGCCAAATATTACTTGGGTGAATGGTGGAGGTTTTTTGAAATGGAAAGGTGGTTTGTATTATAATCTATACATTCCGTTTTATTTGTTGAAACATCGATTAGATCTTTTTTGGGGATCACAACAAGTTTTACCGCCATTTCTGCCAAGTTCATTAAAAGCGGTTCTTACATATTGTGATTTGGTTTTGTATTTGTATCCCGAAACTATGCGTTGGATAGCAAAAGTCCAACAAAGATTGTTTCAACGATACTCTGTTAAGCGATCAAGTTTTATCCTGTCTATTTCTAAACAAACAAGCAATGATATGTGTCGGAAATTTGGTTATCCCCTGGACCAAACAGGTGTTTCCTATCCAGGTGTGAATCCGACTGAGATGACAAAACATTTAGAAACGAAAATTTCCAACCGAGTAAAAGATTTGGGAACGGATTATCTATTATCAGTTTCCACAATCGAACCAAGAAAAAACTATCCATTTTTACTTGAGGTGTTTCGAGAATATCGTAAGGCAGAACCACATCATTACAGGCCATGGGTGATTGTGGGAAAAATTGGATGGGAAACACCAGAGTTTATCGAAGAATTATTACAAGAACGAAGTTTGTACAAAGACATTCATATTTTGGATTCTGTTTCTGATTCTGAATTACAGCATTTATACAAAAGAGCCGGTTTATTTGCTTTTGCCAGCAAATACGAAGGGTTCGGGATTCCCATGGTAGAAGCTATATTTCACGGGTTAAATTGTGTGGTTTCTGATATTCCCACCTTTCATGAAATTGGGAAGGATGGGGTTACCTATCTTCCATACCAGACCAAAGAAGACGCAAAACTTTGGGCCGAAACTATCAAAAGGTATTTTGAAAATCCGAAATTACAAGAAGTATCTATTTCTGAATTTACTTGGGAAAACGCGGCCAAGATTACAGAGGAAGTTTTTAGAAAGGTTTTAGAAGAAGGAGAATAA
- a CDS encoding LIC11625 family surface-exposed protein, whose product MNRFLALSIIVLFPLALVNAQQNSGLAEEFTKLEDFLRNPKLTDEQKRKNFESNMVSSVRSTLSKRLANPKKELKDLKFQDLQTERPDGTNTFFVKYKNYYFQYQFPVDPETYVTSPSEEIVLEKPEGLDLGSNAHKEEKKN is encoded by the coding sequence ATGAACCGATTTTTGGCTTTAAGTATAATTGTATTGTTTCCATTAGCATTAGTAAATGCACAGCAGAACTCTGGTTTGGCGGAAGAGTTTACTAAGTTAGAAGATTTCCTTCGGAATCCAAAATTAACAGACGAACAAAAAAGAAAGAATTTTGAATCCAATATGGTGAGTTCAGTTCGAAGTACTCTTTCTAAACGTCTTGCAAATCCAAAAAAGGAGTTAAAAGACCTTAAGTTTCAGGATTTACAAACGGAAAGACCGGATGGAACAAATACTTTTTTTGTTAAATATAAAAACTATTATTTCCAATACCAATTCCCGGTTGATCCAGAAACTTATGTTACTTCTCCTTCGGAAGAGATTGTGCTTGAAAAACCGGAAGGTTTGGATTTAGGTTCAAACGCTCATAAAGAAGAAAAAAAGAATTAA